A region from the Candidatus Abyssobacteria bacterium SURF_5 genome encodes:
- a CDS encoding TetR/AcrR family transcriptional regulator, whose amino-acid sequence MGARLRREQERQARWEQIVDAARKVFSQKGFYRATIEDIERESRLTRGAIYYHFHSKEEIYISILVRGMRILRDELKVVIRDSDLDPEALILNLVDTYCDFCKHHHEYFRILDHFYSGWDCEEGLRAELVEEVNRLIYECLAEVVEVMNRGIQVGNFHVENPLLEAVLMWSMIGNALRKTTENPRALFLGIDWNTMQDGLRRNIIGRLRGVPRGVPVDE is encoded by the coding sequence ATGGGGGCAAGGCTCCGCAGAGAGCAGGAACGACAGGCGCGGTGGGAGCAGATCGTTGATGCCGCCAGAAAAGTCTTCTCGCAAAAGGGATTCTACCGGGCCACCATCGAAGACATCGAGAGAGAAAGCAGGCTCACCCGCGGGGCCATTTATTATCATTTTCATTCCAAAGAGGAGATTTACATCTCGATTCTTGTCCGCGGCATGAGGATCCTGCGCGACGAACTCAAGGTGGTGATTCGCGACAGCGACCTGGATCCGGAAGCCCTCATCCTCAATCTGGTCGACACCTACTGCGATTTCTGCAAGCATCACCATGAATATTTTCGAATACTGGACCATTTCTACTCGGGCTGGGATTGCGAGGAAGGCCTGCGGGCGGAGTTGGTCGAGGAGGTAAACCGTCTGATTTACGAATGCCTTGCGGAAGTGGTCGAGGTGATGAACCGCGGAATTCAGGTGGGAAATTTTCACGTCGAAAATCCTCTGCTCGAGGCTGTCCTCATGTGGAGCATGATCGGCAACGCCCTGAGAAAGACAACCGAAAATCCGCGCGCCCTCTTTCTCGGGATAGATTGGAACACGATGCAGGACGGATTAAGAAGAAACATCATTGGGCGCTTGCGCGGGGTCCCTCGCGGGGTTCCTGTTGATGAATAA
- a CDS encoding XRE family transcriptional regulator: MSDLNKYVKKRKKKDKQFAQGYEEGYEQFKIGVILREARVSAGLTQEELARRIGTKKTAISRIENHAEDVKLSTLKKTASALGKKLEVKIA, translated from the coding sequence ATGAGCGATCTCAATAAATACGTCAAGAAAAGAAAGAAGAAAGACAAACAATTTGCCCAGGGCTACGAAGAGGGCTATGAACAATTCAAAATCGGCGTGATACTTCGCGAGGCTCGCGTCTCGGCGGGCTTGACCCAGGAGGAACTGGCTCGCAGGATCGGGACCAAGAAAACTGCGATTTCCCGGATTGAAAACCATGCGGAAGATGTGAAGCTGTCCACGCTGAAAAAGACAGCCTCGGCATTAGGAAAGAAACTCGAAGTGAAAATTGCATGA
- a CDS encoding type II toxin-antitoxin system RelE/ParE family toxin, with protein sequence MAVYRLFFKKSVHDDLKALPKKDLKKILDRIRQLAEDPRPSGCEKLTGLERYRLRQGKYRILYSIQDDELTVWVVKIGHRKDIYR encoded by the coding sequence ATGGCCGTTTATAGACTGTTCTTCAAGAAGTCGGTCCACGATGATTTGAAGGCGCTTCCAAAGAAGGATTTGAAAAAGATCCTCGATCGTATCAGACAACTCGCTGAAGACCCGCGCCCCTCGGGATGTGAGAAATTAACAGGTCTGGAAAGATATCGCCTGCGCCAGGGAAAATATCGGATTTTATACTCGATCCAGGATGATGAACTAACGGTCTGGGTAGTTAAGATCGGACACAGGAAAGATATCTATCGGTGA
- a CDS encoding type II toxin-antitoxin system RelE/ParE family toxin, translated as MRMVMFYKTGEGKCPIEQFLDSLSGKAARKVTWVLKLVEDLERVPSIYFKKLAATDEIWECRIIFGSNTHRILCFFADDATVVLTHGFMKKSRVTPISEIRKAEAMRRDFLERRKK; from the coding sequence CTGAGAATGGTGATGTTCTACAAGACTGGCGAAGGAAAATGTCCCATCGAGCAGTTTTTAGACTCCTTGTCAGGCAAGGCCGCCAGAAAGGTGACGTGGGTTCTTAAGCTTGTGGAGGACCTGGAAAGGGTCCCCTCGATATATTTCAAGAAGTTGGCCGCAACTGACGAAATCTGGGAGTGCCGAATAATATTTGGCTCGAACACACATAGAATTCTCTGCTTCTTTGCTGACGACGCCACTGTTGTTTTGACTCATGGGTTCATGAAGAAGAGCCGGGTGACCCCGATATCTGAAATAAGGAAGGCCGAAGCTATGAGGCGGGACTTCCTCGAAAGGAGAAAGAAATGA
- a CDS encoding CopG family transcriptional regulator, whose amino-acid sequence MAAKTKRATIYLEEDLHKALRLKSVETSHSVSELVNKAVRESLSEDAEDLDAFDERAGEPLISYEEMIKRLKKDGRL is encoded by the coding sequence ATGGCTGCAAAGACGAAGCGCGCAACGATATATTTGGAAGAGGACCTGCATAAGGCCCTGCGGTTGAAATCGGTGGAGACCTCTCATTCTGTCTCGGAACTCGTCAATAAGGCAGTGCGGGAGTCTCTTTCCGAGGATGCCGAAGATCTTGACGCATTTGACGAAAGAGCCGGTGAACCCTTGATCAGCTACGAAGAGATGATCAAGCGGCTGAAAAAAGATGGCCGTTTATAG